The sequence GCGGCGTGTGGGGCTACGCGAATTTCCTCACCGCGGTCAGCGACCCGTCTCATCCGGAGCGCGAAGAATTGCTCGAGTGGGTGAGAGGTGCCTTCGATCCGGATCACTGTGATCTCAATGGCATCAACTGGCAGTTGAAAAGGCTTTCAGACCTTGGCGCTTAGTCAGAAGTTCTCTTCACAACGAAGGCAACGGGGAGAAAACAGGTAATCATAACAAACCTGTTGCGTGATAAGGAGCGTGGAGGGTTAAACGAAGGAAGTCCTTATTCATCTCGTTTTAGAACTCAACGCCCGTTCTTTGAGAAATTCGCTTGAGCGCTCGGAGGTTGACCAGGCCTGCGACGATTCCCATCGTTTGGTCGTAGTCTTCATCTCGATTGCGGTACTCCTGAGCAGCAATTTGATACTTCTTGCGGCGTGAAAGAATGTGCTCAATTTCTATCCGCTGACTTGCGCGATAACGATTGATCTCGCGTTGCCGTCGAGTCAATGGATGATTGCGGCGCGCTCGTTCGACCACGCGCAGTTCGGCTGGCAGCCCCATTGTCTGGATGCCTTGAAAGCCGCTGTCGGTGTAGATCGTCGCTCGAATACCATTCAGTTCTTTGAGCACGCCACGCCGAGCGTGATCGGATTTGAAGGCCGCAAAATCATGCGTCCGGCCTCCGATCGCCGGACTCTGATCAACGATCAAACCGCTTCGCGTTCCTGTCACGACCTGCTTGCGAGTGTGGCGCTTTTTCTTGCCGGAGTAATCGTCCTTGCGCTTCTGGTTCTTCTGCGGCTTGCGCTTGGGCTGCTCGACGCCGTCAATCAGGAATTC comes from Acidobacteriota bacterium and encodes:
- a CDS encoding transposase codes for the protein MSFYSKLARKPKQFLTLTGMELSEFERLLPELERHSQQQEQQRKLLVVRTKQPRQRQPGGGACYANELPDQCLMLLLYYRLYVTQEFLTLLFKAENKSVICRGIQSVRSLWEAVLPLPERVRERILTAAREVSKQRRQRIGNLEEFRDAYPELEFLIDGVEQPKRKPQKNQKRKDDYSGKKKRHTRKQVVTGTRSGLIVDQSPAIGGRTHDFAAFKSDHARRGVLKELNGIRATIYTDSGFQGIQTMGLPAELRVVERARRNHPLTRRQREINRYRASQRIEIEHILSRRKKYQIAAQEYRNRDEDYDQTMGIVAGLVNLRALKRISQRTGVEF